One genomic segment of Blastopirellula marina includes these proteins:
- a CDS encoding M48 family metalloprotease, translated as MEPLPYHRQIRDYLMEEEAEIWNWYCSHRVREDQAESIRFELLKSTYRIDRDSQPDWYEIADLALSRLNLDVPLTIYQAQHAEGMNASLAYLPSEAHIILFGPISSKLSREELLSVFAHELSHLLLWQQWDGEFLIVDQILAALTNDRKAHPAHLESMRLFSLYNEIFCDRGSLFVTDDPNVVVSSLVKISSGLDSVNAESYLKQAAEIFERESGPSQSLSHPESYIRARAVQLWHNRDVDAETKITDMIQGQPALNELDLLAQRTIEVKTRRMVDSLLAPNWMQTEVMLGHSRRFFDEYAPPAASHSDEALATDLKTDDQLLLDYYCYVLLDFVTVDRDLEECPLAASLILAEHAGIQSRFTEIVRKELKLRKNQLDRIDREKNKIVENAAKEFAPKP; from the coding sequence TTGGAACCGCTGCCGTATCACAGGCAGATACGGGACTATTTAATGGAGGAAGAGGCGGAGATTTGGAATTGGTATTGCTCGCACCGAGTCCGGGAGGACCAGGCAGAATCGATTCGGTTCGAGTTGCTTAAGTCGACCTATCGAATTGATCGCGACTCGCAGCCTGACTGGTACGAGATTGCCGACCTCGCCCTATCTCGGCTAAATCTTGACGTGCCGCTGACGATTTATCAGGCCCAGCACGCAGAAGGGATGAACGCCAGTTTGGCCTATTTACCCAGCGAGGCTCATATCATCCTGTTTGGCCCTATATCATCGAAGCTGAGCCGCGAGGAGTTGCTATCCGTATTTGCTCACGAGCTTTCCCACCTTCTGTTATGGCAGCAATGGGACGGTGAGTTCCTGATCGTCGACCAAATCTTGGCCGCACTGACCAACGATCGCAAAGCTCATCCGGCACATTTGGAGAGCATGCGGTTGTTTTCCTTGTACAACGAAATCTTTTGCGACCGTGGCTCTCTGTTTGTAACAGACGATCCAAACGTAGTTGTTTCTTCCCTAGTAAAGATTTCTTCTGGATTGGATTCAGTCAACGCCGAAAGCTACCTCAAGCAGGCCGCAGAGATCTTTGAGCGGGAGTCTGGGCCGTCGCAAAGTCTTTCGCATCCGGAAAGCTATATTCGGGCCAGGGCTGTCCAATTGTGGCATAACCGAGATGTCGATGCCGAAACGAAGATCACTGACATGATCCAAGGGCAGCCTGCACTCAATGAACTTGACCTGCTTGCTCAACGGACCATTGAAGTCAAGACGCGACGAATGGTCGATTCATTACTGGCTCCCAATTGGATGCAGACGGAAGTGATGCTAGGACATTCCCGGCGTTTTTTTGATGAGTATGCCCCTCCAGCCGCAAGCCACTCTGACGAGGCGCTGGCGACTGATCTGAAGACAGATGATCAGCTACTGCTTGATTATTACTGCTACGTGCTGCTTGATTTTGTAACTGTTGATCGTGATTTGGAGGAATGCCCGCTGGCAGCCTCGCTGATTTTGGCAGAGCATGCGGGAATACAATCTCGATTTACTGAGATTGTGAGGAAGGAACTCAAGTTGCGAAAAAACCAACTGGATCGCATTGATCGCGAAAAGAACAAGATCGTCGAAAATGCCGCGAAAGAGTTCGCACCGAAGCCATGA
- a CDS encoding right-handed parallel beta-helix repeat-containing protein, producing the protein MRTLKRKRHRLRGWQSLEPRLVLTTYFVNVANDIDFGDNQYTTAAGNAAADGLTAATPVDSLATLLGKGIAFQPGDQVFIDTGAYKADHDLVFTAAHTGLTLQGPTDVGKVATLQRTGVSSFQDAVLKIDGADNLTISHVVVTGGGIGVLLSGDTIGDGITLMHNQLHGNGYGIYGATTEGITDLEIRQNEIFDNDAGIALFAQLTSSVLISGNTVSGHLSDVYPGDGIGVSLELDGAEVTGNQFTNNRIGITASASLGATQIVVSANQVSDNQVGIQAFGGTQVIGNEIYGHRSPQAGGMGIQTAEGPTVEDNSIYDNDIGIQNYPGFEPTRYTINSNSIFANGTGIAGSDFGDIVLNRIYGNEAGVRFTHYASVTSGGSVNNNLIYDNEVVGIDLRDATDFTKVSFNTFYEPVADAVWMSDILSPNGIVQSNLISIGSGTGILFETTSEDLSADPSSWKFQQSEGNLFHVFNGGSVGTWNAIAYVTLAAWQVETGLDTASFEGDPLYRDVDGADDLLGYDQDLSVDGGLDDDFGLMAGSPAIDKGYGTAPAMDFNGINRFDEPEVGNDVWGGFAEQVLGESGISAGGGIAQNWNADDQAWTLVLPFSFDLAGIDYGEVQVSSNGLLHFAGQSDPASGQNDPAALTTNVRIAALWDDLSTAGVGDDIYIDVSTTDQVTIRWDATLVATGGDVQFQVTLTATGEIRIDFGTGNSQLSPTIGIGYGTGSSLLSIYDGADELSEVNSVSLVPFNSFADVGAIEFPGSFSDSYLSIFLNSTAASGNVGDARNAGSQPSIPTLHEWQDVVAELWMEVGELLPDQPLDLTAEIQSFTDWFTDPVVVDHMGSSPTISTVVNGSLTTSTVNVFDLDLSGYAQGQQVLIAKVKFSPDVQDLVGLPMASLTEYPHSAPDNGFQLLSSAINASQDLGVVSEIEGAFIPVVYDANDDGKIGIQDFAEFISVYGRIPDSQNTKAYRFDYDQSGKVGLSDFSLLIRNYGRRKSTVNVDIIQPPIDFGAQTAPLQLLLEGEPVQREADAEFWYSLAPEPVGTNSLDDVLGRNPGAEKQNVEPTVQTGSHITSEESTHYQLDVRLIDAAFSAEYESLTPTSQEESAYEMLLLDWLL; encoded by the coding sequence ATGAGAACGTTAAAGCGAAAACGACATCGATTGCGGGGCTGGCAGTCGCTAGAGCCACGGCTCGTGTTGACGACCTACTTTGTAAACGTCGCGAACGATATCGACTTCGGTGATAATCAGTACACGACGGCCGCGGGGAACGCTGCAGCTGACGGGCTTACGGCTGCCACGCCAGTAGATTCGCTGGCGACCTTGCTAGGCAAAGGAATCGCCTTTCAGCCAGGGGACCAGGTATTTATCGATACCGGTGCGTACAAAGCGGATCATGACCTGGTATTCACCGCGGCCCACACTGGATTGACGTTGCAGGGTCCTACGGACGTCGGCAAGGTCGCCACGTTGCAAAGGACAGGCGTCAGCTCTTTCCAAGATGCCGTACTAAAAATCGATGGTGCCGATAATCTGACGATCAGTCACGTTGTCGTCACAGGCGGAGGTATCGGTGTGCTGCTAAGCGGCGATACGATCGGCGATGGGATCACGCTGATGCACAATCAACTGCACGGCAATGGCTACGGCATTTACGGCGCGACTACGGAAGGAATCACCGATCTCGAGATCAGGCAGAACGAGATTTTCGATAACGATGCCGGCATCGCATTGTTCGCTCAGTTGACCAGTTCCGTACTTATTTCCGGAAATACGGTAAGCGGCCATCTCAGCGATGTCTATCCAGGCGATGGGATTGGTGTCAGCCTGGAATTGGATGGTGCCGAGGTAACCGGCAATCAATTCACGAACAATCGAATCGGTATCACGGCAAGTGCGTCGCTCGGAGCAACTCAGATCGTCGTATCGGCCAACCAGGTTTCCGATAACCAGGTGGGGATTCAAGCGTTCGGCGGAACTCAGGTGATTGGAAACGAGATCTACGGTCACCGATCGCCCCAGGCAGGAGGCATGGGCATCCAAACGGCTGAAGGGCCCACGGTTGAAGACAACTCGATCTACGACAACGACATTGGCATTCAAAACTATCCCGGCTTCGAACCGACTCGCTATACGATCAACAGCAACTCGATTTTCGCGAACGGAACGGGTATTGCCGGGAGCGACTTTGGTGATATTGTTCTCAATCGGATCTACGGAAATGAAGCTGGCGTACGCTTTACGCATTATGCTTCCGTGACTTCTGGTGGTTCCGTTAACAACAATTTGATCTACGACAACGAGGTCGTTGGCATCGACCTGCGTGATGCGACCGATTTTACGAAGGTTTCGTTTAATACCTTTTACGAGCCAGTGGCCGACGCTGTTTGGATGAGCGATATCCTGAGCCCCAATGGTATCGTGCAAAGTAACTTGATTTCGATCGGTTCCGGGACTGGCATTCTGTTCGAGACCACCTCCGAGGATCTCAGCGCGGACCCATCTTCGTGGAAGTTTCAGCAAAGCGAGGGCAATCTTTTTCATGTGTTCAACGGCGGAAGTGTCGGAACGTGGAATGCGATCGCCTATGTAACCTTGGCGGCCTGGCAAGTGGAAACCGGACTTGATACGGCATCCTTCGAGGGTGATCCGCTTTATCGAGACGTCGACGGTGCCGATGATCTTTTGGGCTACGATCAGGATCTTTCGGTCGACGGCGGTTTGGATGACGACTTCGGATTGATGGCCGGCTCGCCAGCGATCGATAAAGGTTACGGCACGGCTCCTGCTATGGACTTCAACGGTATCAATCGTTTCGACGAGCCAGAAGTCGGTAACGATGTTTGGGGGGGCTTTGCAGAGCAAGTGCTAGGGGAGAGTGGTATTTCGGCTGGGGGAGGAATCGCTCAGAACTGGAATGCGGATGATCAAGCCTGGACGCTCGTGCTGCCGTTCAGTTTCGATCTGGCAGGAATCGACTACGGCGAAGTTCAGGTTTCATCCAACGGACTGCTTCATTTTGCTGGACAATCCGATCCCGCCAGTGGCCAGAATGACCCCGCGGCGCTGACGACCAATGTGCGTATCGCTGCATTGTGGGATGATCTTTCAACTGCTGGTGTCGGCGATGACATCTACATTGATGTTTCCACGACCGATCAGGTTACCATTCGTTGGGACGCTACCCTCGTTGCGACGGGAGGTGACGTTCAATTCCAGGTTACGCTGACGGCCACGGGAGAAATCCGAATCGATTTTGGGACGGGAAACTCGCAACTTTCGCCAACCATTGGGATCGGTTACGGAACTGGCAGTTCTTTGCTGTCGATCTATGATGGCGCTGACGAACTATCGGAAGTCAATTCGGTAAGCTTGGTGCCTTTCAATTCCTTTGCCGATGTCGGTGCTATTGAGTTCCCTGGTAGTTTTTCGGATAGCTATCTTTCTATCTTCCTCAACAGCACGGCTGCTTCGGGTAATGTCGGTGATGCACGGAATGCCGGCAGTCAGCCTTCCATACCGACTTTGCATGAATGGCAAGATGTCGTCGCCGAACTGTGGATGGAAGTTGGCGAATTATTGCCTGATCAGCCATTGGATCTGACTGCGGAAATTCAGTCGTTTACGGATTGGTTTACAGACCCCGTTGTCGTCGATCATATGGGAAGCAGTCCCACGATTTCGACCGTTGTTAACGGAAGCCTGACAACGAGTACTGTGAATGTTTTCGACTTGGATCTATCTGGCTATGCTCAGGGCCAACAGGTACTTATCGCCAAGGTAAAGTTTTCGCCTGACGTTCAAGACCTTGTCGGTCTCCCCATGGCGAGCCTTACGGAGTATCCACATAGCGCCCCCGACAATGGATTTCAGCTACTTTCGTCGGCGATCAATGCATCGCAGGATCTCGGCGTTGTTTCAGAAATTGAAGGGGCCTTCATCCCTGTGGTCTACGATGCCAATGATGATGGAAAGATTGGCATCCAGGACTTCGCCGAATTCATTTCGGTATATGGTCGAATTCCCGACAGCCAAAACACTAAGGCGTATCGGTTTGATTACGACCAAAGTGGTAAGGTTGGGCTGTCCGACTTCTCGTTGTTGATCAGGAACTACGGGCGACGCAAGTCAACCGTGAATGTCGACATCATCCAACCGCCAATCGATTTCGGAGCGCAGACCGCTCCACTACAACTCTTGCTAGAAGGTGAACCTGTTCAGCGCGAAGCGGACGCCGAATTCTGGTATTCCTTGGCACCTGAACCAGTGGGCACCAACTCGCTGGATGACGTTCTAGGTCGAAACCCTGGAGCCGAGAAGCAGAATGTGGAACCAACGGTACAAACCGGTTCCCATATCACGTCGGAAGAGTCGACCCATTACCAACTCGATGTGCGATTAATCGACGCGGCATTTTCAGCCGAATACGAATCATTGACGCCTACAAGTCAGGAAGAGTCAGCATACGAGATGTTGCTCCTCGACTGGCTCCTATGA
- a CDS encoding AAA domain-containing protein: MKFQSYLTQRLDADGFSTEDALGAFLPLVRETLEAHAAELVAPLVGIEDLNVEGNRIWFEEAKRLPFRRNPSELKQIQSLNPSSVEIVNEIRRSSSIDEGEESTTYLSIGVPGEKITRPVFLPGYVAWEHECEHHDPLTDIFSLGMILASLACGLDFSEPNDLERFAHSRDNLFQIQPALHPVLARAIVRMTEVDRHRRAQDLPAILSTLENYRDQGVDFEIDLARIEGLKEKDSRTKQAVVLTRLRERLFDLTRRNRLLHFKATMQSVNLTQASVPLSFDVKNVRPDQILVWNDATQREFISGKPVSLNKYLNFSEAIYLPSLLDRTIAEARRDQAEYGFAQLRLVVCFLHWANLKEKPIEQYDSPFILLPVQLSKKKGIRDTFQLEVLESDAEINPVVRHQFKQLYNIELPDRIDLKKTSLDEFFSLLAQRIESSDVSVTLKKVDRPRISLIHERAKRRLDQYRRRARLAGRGVRKFQDLDYSYDPANYHPLGVKLYNDRVRAPETHLRSIIEEKPRPRTFAIEPHAPAEVVKEKSFYSLHEGGEDNPYTWTFDLCSVTLANFKYRKMSLVRDYDSLAEEQPASIPFESIFSLAPRTTQRTLPPTPALEDRFDVVPCDPTQATAIEEARTGKSYIIQGPPGTGKSQTITNLIADYVARGKRVLFVCEKRAAIDVVFARLRHCGLKSLCCLIHDSQTDKKEFVMDLKETYERFLQEEHSRTRLIRRDTVLRRMDSDLSALQKYDDAITSHREDAGMSLRELLDHGIALQNQRTDHTSVTKGLLPIYSLWSGSRVAIDRYTKALTRVQSDAIASRHPLFLVSPKMARQEHPIDIVTSAIEKARPHWESLVQQLGKSGVPASQWETLNLARELVDYARRIHPASSLGLVSLLDEQSEVAQRWAGRTHEFNQKLKEVSDAANKTKAWRKRLPEEEVETAIEQAQSFEGKWLAWLSPQWWRLRGILNQAYDFSSHVVRPSWRQVLEGLREEYGLQRQAQEFAASISQDFGAPANIESFLNDLNQLKADLKTLPASLTRVHQAILKSPKAQQIIDRVFAAEASLVGLEHELSRFAEDADMLPLSQLGDALAGADDSLEDLPDFLEALEELLELPREIRRALRTAPLSPAQLEAASIAHTVELCYRRADSLEQFDGGKRAKHALELQRQYDRWLGSNAREILRSVEERFSENVRLCEQPAAKLSAVEKERKKTYSRGRRELEHEFGKSMRYKPIRELVSGDSGEVVKDLKPVWLMSPLSVSDTLPLDTDHFDIVIFDEASQLTLEESIPSIFRATQCIVVGDEMQLPPTDFFSTKRSEDDDEELLIEEEGELVQYDLESDSFLNHAAKNLPSTMLGWHYRSRSESLISFSNWKFYDGRLLTVPEEQISDKLRPSIEVARDSAKSQGSQALLERAVSYHYLPHATYENRRNSSEADYIAHMVRELIRDPGGKTIGVVAFSEAQQGEIQDALLRLAGEDKVFANRLELEYERDDDGQFVGLLVKNLENIQGDERDVIILSVCYGKDRHGKMRMNFGPINKSGGEKRLNVAFSRAKEHMALVSSIKHTEITNDYNDGANCLKQYLRYAEAASISDSATVHSVLRGLSRWMDSSESKRQQNTLAEAISAKLKEKGFIVDADVGHSHFRCDLAIHRPGDEAYRLGVLLDTLEHYEQSDLLERDMMRPRLLRNFGWRITQVFAKDWYADPASELDRLLQILAGAEDPWLASHEKELGESVDITDEEQPTTAVEVDDASEHSELELARLEKTPVAEDTSISKEQSYLELKDDHSQKFWEITLSGNSYTVRFGRIGTSGQSRTKTFADNTTAAQDYQRLLREKTAKGYIHPDVQKD, from the coding sequence ATGAAATTTCAATCCTATCTTACGCAACGATTAGACGCCGATGGGTTCTCAACCGAGGATGCTCTTGGGGCCTTTCTTCCACTCGTGCGCGAAACCCTGGAAGCCCACGCAGCCGAACTCGTCGCTCCGCTTGTCGGCATTGAAGATTTGAACGTCGAGGGAAACCGCATTTGGTTTGAAGAGGCGAAGCGGCTTCCGTTTCGACGAAACCCAAGCGAACTCAAGCAAATTCAGTCGCTGAATCCTTCGAGCGTCGAAATTGTCAACGAGATTAGGCGATCCTCATCGATCGACGAAGGGGAAGAAAGCACGACGTACCTATCGATAGGTGTACCTGGTGAAAAGATTACCCGACCTGTATTTCTGCCAGGCTACGTTGCCTGGGAACATGAATGCGAACACCACGATCCATTAACCGATATCTTTAGCCTGGGAATGATCCTGGCGAGCCTCGCATGTGGGCTCGACTTCTCTGAACCAAATGACCTGGAACGATTCGCGCACTCGCGTGACAACCTCTTCCAGATTCAGCCTGCGCTGCATCCCGTCCTGGCCCGGGCCATTGTCAGGATGACTGAGGTCGATCGGCACCGCCGAGCACAAGACTTACCTGCTATCTTGTCGACCCTGGAAAACTACCGCGATCAAGGCGTCGACTTTGAAATCGATTTGGCGCGCATTGAAGGCTTAAAGGAGAAGGATTCTAGAACGAAGCAAGCAGTGGTACTGACGCGATTGCGCGAACGGCTGTTCGATCTTACTCGGCGAAATCGTTTGTTGCACTTCAAAGCGACGATGCAGAGCGTCAATTTAACCCAAGCCTCCGTTCCTCTTTCGTTTGACGTAAAGAACGTCCGTCCCGATCAGATCTTGGTCTGGAACGACGCAACACAGCGGGAATTCATTAGTGGCAAACCGGTTTCCCTGAACAAGTATCTAAACTTTTCCGAGGCGATCTACTTACCGAGCCTGCTGGATCGCACGATTGCCGAGGCGCGGCGAGATCAAGCCGAATATGGCTTTGCACAATTACGACTGGTCGTCTGCTTTCTGCATTGGGCAAATCTAAAGGAAAAACCAATCGAGCAATATGATTCTCCATTCATACTGCTGCCGGTCCAGTTGAGCAAGAAGAAGGGAATCCGAGACACGTTCCAATTGGAAGTGCTCGAATCCGACGCCGAGATAAATCCGGTCGTCCGGCATCAATTCAAGCAGTTATACAACATCGAATTGCCCGATCGGATTGATTTGAAGAAAACCAGTTTGGATGAGTTCTTTTCTCTGTTGGCCCAAAGGATTGAGTCAAGTGACGTTTCCGTAACGCTCAAGAAGGTCGATCGACCACGAATTTCCCTGATCCACGAGCGGGCGAAACGTCGCCTTGATCAATATCGCCGCCGAGCCCGGTTGGCTGGAAGAGGAGTTCGTAAGTTTCAAGACCTCGACTATAGCTATGATCCGGCCAACTATCATCCGCTCGGAGTCAAGTTATACAACGATCGCGTTCGGGCTCCTGAGACTCACCTGCGTTCGATCATCGAAGAAAAGCCCCGGCCGCGGACGTTTGCTATCGAACCTCATGCGCCGGCTGAGGTAGTAAAAGAGAAATCGTTTTACAGTTTGCACGAAGGTGGAGAAGACAATCCCTACACATGGACATTTGACCTCTGTAGCGTGACCCTGGCAAACTTCAAGTATCGCAAGATGTCGCTTGTACGCGATTACGATAGTCTGGCCGAAGAACAGCCGGCGAGTATCCCGTTTGAGTCAATCTTCTCATTGGCTCCCCGCACGACCCAGCGAACGTTGCCGCCGACGCCTGCATTGGAAGATCGTTTCGACGTGGTCCCTTGCGATCCGACACAAGCGACCGCCATCGAGGAAGCTCGAACAGGAAAGAGTTATATCATTCAAGGCCCTCCAGGCACTGGTAAGTCGCAAACCATTACGAATTTGATCGCTGACTATGTGGCCCGCGGCAAACGCGTTCTCTTCGTCTGCGAGAAGCGAGCCGCGATCGACGTGGTGTTCGCTCGACTCCGGCATTGTGGTCTCAAGTCTCTCTGCTGCCTGATTCATGATTCACAAACCGACAAGAAAGAGTTTGTGATGGATTTAAAGGAAACGTACGAGCGATTCCTTCAGGAGGAGCATTCCAGAACAAGGCTTATCCGTCGCGATACCGTACTACGCCGGATGGATTCCGACCTATCGGCTTTGCAGAAGTACGATGATGCGATAACCTCACATCGCGAAGATGCTGGTATGTCGCTTCGCGAACTCTTAGATCACGGCATCGCCTTGCAAAATCAGCGAACAGACCATACCTCGGTCACGAAGGGGCTTCTGCCGATCTATTCACTATGGTCAGGCTCACGCGTAGCAATCGATCGCTATACCAAGGCACTGACTCGGGTACAGTCCGATGCGATAGCTTCTCGGCATCCGCTCTTTCTTGTTTCGCCAAAGATGGCTCGTCAGGAACACCCTATCGACATCGTCACATCCGCGATCGAAAAGGCACGCCCCCATTGGGAGTCGCTCGTGCAGCAGTTGGGCAAATCCGGCGTACCCGCTAGTCAGTGGGAAACGTTGAATCTTGCGAGGGAATTGGTCGACTACGCCCGAAGAATTCACCCTGCCAGTTCCTTGGGGCTCGTGTCGCTCTTGGATGAACAATCCGAAGTTGCCCAGCGATGGGCAGGCCGTACCCATGAATTCAACCAGAAGCTGAAGGAAGTTTCTGACGCTGCCAATAAGACGAAAGCATGGCGCAAACGACTACCGGAAGAAGAGGTCGAAACGGCGATCGAGCAAGCGCAGAGCTTTGAAGGGAAATGGCTCGCCTGGCTCAGCCCACAATGGTGGCGGCTGCGAGGAATCTTAAACCAGGCGTATGATTTTTCTTCGCACGTCGTTCGACCGAGTTGGCGTCAGGTACTGGAGGGACTACGTGAAGAATACGGGCTGCAAAGGCAAGCTCAAGAGTTTGCCGCTTCGATATCGCAAGATTTCGGTGCACCAGCAAATATTGAGTCGTTCCTGAATGATCTCAATCAACTCAAAGCAGATCTCAAGACATTGCCTGCGTCTCTAACCCGAGTCCACCAGGCGATTCTCAAGTCTCCCAAGGCTCAGCAAATTATCGATCGCGTCTTTGCAGCGGAAGCGTCGCTTGTCGGTCTAGAGCACGAGCTGAGCCGCTTTGCGGAAGATGCGGACATGTTGCCACTCAGCCAACTAGGTGACGCGCTGGCGGGTGCTGACGATTCACTCGAAGATCTACCTGACTTTCTTGAGGCACTGGAGGAACTTCTGGAACTGCCACGAGAGATCCGCCGCGCTCTACGCACCGCTCCCCTGTCTCCCGCCCAGTTAGAAGCGGCGTCAATAGCCCATACAGTGGAGCTTTGCTATCGACGAGCAGATTCGTTGGAGCAGTTTGATGGAGGCAAGCGTGCCAAGCACGCATTGGAATTACAACGGCAGTATGATCGCTGGCTGGGATCCAATGCGAGGGAAATTCTGCGGAGCGTCGAAGAGCGATTCTCCGAGAACGTTCGACTTTGCGAACAACCTGCCGCCAAACTTAGTGCCGTGGAAAAGGAACGCAAAAAGACTTATAGCCGCGGTCGACGAGAACTAGAACACGAGTTTGGTAAGTCGATGCGGTACAAGCCGATTCGCGAACTCGTATCAGGCGATTCTGGTGAGGTCGTTAAAGATTTGAAACCCGTCTGGCTAATGAGCCCTCTGAGCGTATCGGACACGCTACCACTGGACACGGATCACTTTGACATCGTGATCTTTGATGAGGCGAGCCAGCTTACGCTTGAAGAATCGATACCTTCGATTTTCCGAGCAACTCAGTGCATCGTGGTTGGCGATGAAATGCAGCTTCCGCCAACCGACTTCTTTTCTACCAAACGCAGTGAGGATGACGACGAGGAACTTTTAATCGAAGAAGAAGGAGAACTCGTCCAGTATGACCTGGAAAGCGACAGCTTCCTGAATCACGCCGCGAAGAATCTTCCTTCTACCATGCTGGGGTGGCATTACCGCAGTCGAAGCGAGTCACTGATCAGCTTTTCCAATTGGAAGTTCTATGATGGCCGCTTGCTCACCGTCCCAGAAGAACAAATCTCAGATAAGCTTCGCCCATCAATTGAGGTCGCTCGCGATTCGGCAAAATCTCAGGGATCGCAAGCATTATTGGAGCGGGCTGTCAGCTACCACTACCTACCACACGCAACTTATGAGAATCGCCGTAATTCCTCTGAGGCTGACTATATCGCTCATATGGTCCGGGAGTTGATTCGTGATCCAGGGGGCAAGACCATCGGTGTTGTCGCCTTCTCGGAGGCCCAGCAAGGCGAGATTCAAGACGCATTGTTGCGATTAGCAGGTGAAGACAAAGTGTTTGCCAATCGACTTGAGTTGGAATATGAGCGAGATGACGATGGTCAATTCGTCGGCCTGCTGGTTAAGAACTTGGAGAATATTCAAGGGGACGAACGCGACGTCATCATTCTCAGCGTTTGCTACGGCAAAGACCGCCACGGCAAAATGCGAATGAATTTTGGTCCGATCAACAAGAGTGGTGGGGAAAAGCGGCTGAACGTAGCATTCTCTCGGGCAAAAGAGCACATGGCGCTCGTTAGTTCGATCAAACATACGGAGATCACGAACGACTATAACGATGGGGCGAACTGCCTCAAACAATACTTGCGGTACGCCGAGGCCGCTTCGATCAGCGATAGCGCAACTGTGCACAGCGTTCTCCGAGGATTATCCCGCTGGATGGACTCCTCGGAGTCGAAACGGCAGCAAAATACATTGGCTGAAGCGATTTCGGCGAAACTGAAAGAGAAAGGCTTCATCGTCGATGCCGATGTAGGACACTCTCATTTCCGGTGCGACTTGGCTATTCACCGTCCCGGAGACGAAGCGTATCGCCTGGGCGTCCTTCTAGACACATTGGAACACTATGAACAGTCGGACCTACTGGAACGCGACATGATGCGCCCACGTCTACTGCGAAACTTCGGCTGGCGAATCACACAAGTGTTCGCGAAAGATTGGTATGCTGATCCCGCAAGCGAGCTGGATCGCCTTTTGCAGATACTGGCGGGTGCGGAAGATCCGTGGCTTGCGAGTCATGAGAAGGAGCTAGGCGAATCGGTCGACATCACCGATGAAGAACAGCCGACAACGGCTGTCGAGGTAGATGACGCGTCCGAGCATTCAGAGCTGGAGTTAGCAAGGTTAGAAAAAACTCCGGTAGCCGAAGACACATCCATATCGAAAGAGCAGTCGTATCTCGAACTCAAGGACGATCATTCCCAGAAGTTTTGGGAGATCACGCTTAGCGGCAATTCATATACGGTTCGCTTTGGACGAATCGGAACATCGGGGCAATCCAGGACGAAGACATTCGCAGATAATACGACGGCAGCCCAAGATTATCAGCGTTTACTTCGTGAGAAGACTGCGAAGGGCTACATTCACCCAGACGTGCAGAAAGACTAA